In Uranotaenia lowii strain MFRU-FL chromosome 2, ASM2978415v1, whole genome shotgun sequence, one genomic interval encodes:
- the LOC129744969 gene encoding nuclear pore complex protein DDB_G0274915 codes for MPSKKKKYNARFPAGRIKKIMQTDEEVGKVAQAVPVIISRTLELFVESLLTKTLRITNARNAKTLSPSHMKQCIFSESRFDFLRDLVKNIPDIGANEEPLSGSETGYGNEAGASPASTSTSSSSNGGGAGGSTISLIARESLAASVATQLQRSESYTPSGSNYAPQISVVQTQQGTGASGGNLHAQNQLKRTLNHANSLNFYKEISLEESAGSGSGSNREPPPKLARLHSAPAANAVPIKIDIVPNPVEAVLGAAAGGRAQSGSVNSSNFKICYGSQTALTTPTVASIQQHQQPLIKLDYSNLQLPSMTTTTTMNATASSQQHSKQHQPTHHRTINQTRNHQPQQQQQPTIKIDLSNITNFAPGGLAVGGPGINYMQKQEVPSTPGGGSCSTPSTPLSTMSIASSSPAPSSGSSASSRNPYVFQSSSVPAAGSSSNSSTAPLFSSVQSSTIPGMDEDYDDI; via the exons ATGCCTTCCAAGAAGAAAAAGTATAATGCCCGATTTCCGGCG GgacggataaaaaaaattatgcagaCGGACGAGGAAGTCGGGAAGGTGGCCCAAGCCGTGCCGGTCATAATCT CTCGAACCCTGGAGTTGTTTGTCGAATCGTTGCTTACCAAAACGCTCCGCATCACCAACGCTCGGAACGCAAAAACACTGTCCCCGTCACACATGAAACAGTGCATTTTCTCCGAGAGTCGGTTCGACTTTCTGCGGGATCTTGTCAAAAATATACCGGACATCGGGGCCAACGAAGAACCGCTGTCCGGATCGGAAACCGGCTACGGTAACGAGGCCGGTGCCTCACCTGCGTCCACTTCCACATCATCGTCTTCGAATGGTGGTGGTGCTGGAGGATCAACAATCTCTCTGATCGCCAGAGAATCGTTGGCAGCTTCGGTCGCAACACAACTTCAGCGATCCGAATCGTACACTCCAAGCGGTAGCAACTATGCTCCTCAGATTAGCGTGGTACAGACGCAGCAAGGGACCGGAGCCAGCGGTGGCAATCTGCACGCTCAGAATCAGCTAAAGCGAACGCTGAATCACGCTAACAGTTTAAACTTTTACAAAGAAATCTCGCTGGAAGAGTCGGCTGGCAGTGGATCCGGGAGCAACCGGGAGCCACCACCGAAACTGGCCCGGCTGCATTCGGCTCCGGCCGCCAATGCGGTACCAATCAAGATTGATATTGTACCGAACCCAGTGGAAGCGGTCCTGGGAGCTGCCGCTGGTGGGCGAGCTCAGTCGGGATCCGTGAATAGCAGTAACTTCAAG ATATGCTACGGTTCTCAGACAGCCCTCACAACGCCAACGGTCGCCTCAATCCAACAGCATCAGCAACCGCTCATCAAATTGGACTATTCCAACTTGCAGCTACCgtcgatgacgacgacgacgacgatgaacgCAACGGCTTCGAGCCAGCAGCACTCCAAGCAACATCAACCTACTCACCACCGAACAATAAACCAGACCCGAAACCATCAGccacaacagcagcagcaaccaaCGATTAAGATAGACCTGAGTAACATAACCAATTTTGCCCCGGGTGGACTCGCAGTTGGTGGCCCAGGGATCAACTACATGCAGAAGCAGGAAGTGCCTTCGACGCCCGGTGGCGGCAGTTGTTCGACTCCTTCGACACCGTTGTCGACCATGAGTATTGCTTCTTCGTCTCCTGCTCCTTCATCAGGATCGTCGGCTTCCAGTCGGAATCCGTACGTGTTTCAGTCTAGCTCAGTCCCTGCCgccggcagcagcagcaacagttcGACGGCACCGCTCTTTTCCAGTGTTCAATCTTCGACCATCCCCGGCATGGACGAGGACTACGACGACATCTAA
- the LOC129746843 gene encoding uncharacterized protein LOC129746843, with product MRLNHLQKIGIGWALITVVGISGFVLSKRSVDQNRYENMKIRERMRKSNEGEYTVETSRRFGA from the exons ATGCGATTGAACCATTTGCAGAAAATCGGAATTGGTTG GGCTCTCATTACGGTTGTGGGCATTTCGGGATTCGTCCTGTCCAAGCGTTCCGTCGATCAAAACCGCTATGAGAATATGAAAATTCGTGAACGCATGCGAAAATCCAACGAAGGCGAGTACACTGTGGAAACATCCCGGCGTTTCGGAGCTTAA
- the LOC129746842 gene encoding mitochondrial import inner membrane translocase subunit Tim10 encodes MTMPQLDAAQQAKLQLMQDMEIEMMSDLYNRMTQACHKKCIPPKYADAELGKGESVCLDRCVAKYLEIHERIGKKLTAMSSQDEDLKKKMGV; translated from the exons ATGACTATGCCACAGTTGGATGCAGCCCAGCAGGCTAAACTGCAACTTATGCAGGACATGGAGATAGAGATGATGTCGGATTTGTACAACAGGATGACTCAGGCATGCCATAAGAAGTGCATCCCACCCAAATACGCCGATGCTGAATTAG GCAAAGGCGAATCCGTCTGTTTGGACCGGTGCGTTGCGAAATATCTGGAGATACACGAGCGGATAGGCAAGAAGCTGACAGCGATGTCCTCCCAGGACGAGGATCTGAAGAAGAAGATGGGCGTCTAG